Part of the Gramella sp. Hel_I_59 genome, AAATTCCGAAGACGAGGATTAGGGTTGAATTTGGTAATTCTCTTTGTTCCATTGGTAGTTAGTTATTGGTTAATTAAATATATAAAACATTTTGTACAGGTAAGCTCCGGCGATGATGACCCCGTTAAAAATTATAAGACCAATTTTAATAGTATGGTCATGCCGGAATTTAAAAAACAGATTAAAGATGACAAAAACTAGTAATACAATGATGCTATAGATGGCTGGATACATGTGAAATGCACCTTCGAAATTACCTTGAAGCAACAAAGCTATAGAACGCTGAGCTCCGCATCCGGTACAATCAATACCAAAGACGCTTTTGTTCAGGCAGGGCAGCATGTATTCTTCTATCGAACTCAATTATTAATTCTTACTTTTTTGCTGATCTCTATTTGATCATTAGTTTTCACCTTCACAATATAAATAGCATTACTCAAATTACCGGTAGGATATAAAAATTCTTTTTCCCTGTTTTGCA contains:
- a CDS encoding DUF2752 domain-containing protein, producing the protein MSSIEEYMLPCLNKSVFGIDCTGCGAQRSIALLLQGNFEGAFHMYPAIYSIIVLLVFVIFNLFFKFRHDHTIKIGLIIFNGVIIAGAYLYKMFYIFN